From a single Miscanthus floridulus cultivar M001 chromosome 8, ASM1932011v1, whole genome shotgun sequence genomic region:
- the LOC136470719 gene encoding uncharacterized protein gives MVIPNYTYLKLKMPGPNGVITMSSAFSHALTCDREHYELATVVVNSSELPQLRESSALVVPDCNKPTSSMPFHPLEETKAVGIDPTDPTKTVRIGTQLPTK, from the coding sequence atggtgatccccaactacacctacctcaagctaaagatgccgggaccaaacggcgtcatcaccatgagtAGCGCCTTTTCGCACGCCctcacgtgcgaccgcgagcactacgagctcgccaccgtGGTCGTCAACTCGTCTGAGCTCCCGCAGCTCAGGGAGTCATCGGCTCTagtagtcccagactgcaacaaaccaacttcCTCGATGCCCTTCCATCCGCTTGAAGAAACCAAGGCGGTAggaatcgaccccactgacccaaccaagacggttcggatcgggacccagctcccgaccaaatag